The stretch of DNA GCCGTTATCATCGTCGGCTTATTTACCCTCATGCGCACTCATTTGTCGTCCTATCTTGTGCCGTCGTTTCCTTTTTTGGCGATGGCAGGAGCCATGTGCGCCTGGGAGGTTAGCGCCACGTTGATTCGACGCCGATTTGCCTACGTAGGTATTATGATAATCCTGCTTGCGTTCGGTTTTTTTGAAACATGGCAATTGAGGTATAACCTGGTTTTCCCCTATCACTTTGAAGAACGCGCCGCAGGCATGCGCATACAACAGGACAACCGAGGCCAAGCGCCGGTCTATATCGTCAATTGGCCGTACCATGAGACTATCCGCTATTACGGGAGCACCGATATAGTGCCGCTCAATTTGCAGGATTCAGGCGGCCGGCACTTGAAAGCCCCTTTTTATTTTTTGGTAAATACTCAAGCGGCGTCATTTCTCAACGACACCGCAGGGAATCCGCCTACGGCATATCCGGGCGTGCAAGAGCTTTATCGGGGCGAGTACCTGTGGCTGTTGAAATCAACCATCGATTTTACCCTGCCGACTTTTCAATAAATTTTATTAAATGATTTCAATCATATGCGTAGTAATGCGTTGTGGATGCGTAGAGATGCGAAATAAAAACTTGGGTATCGCATCCAGACGCACTTACTACGCATTTAAACGCAGGTGAGAAATAGTGTTTATTTATATATGCGCGTGCCAAAGAGAAAATCGGAAGAATTCAGGAAATATAACAGGCCTGACAGCACGCCTGTGTTTGTCACGCAAGAGGGATTAGAGAGGCTCCAGAGCCAGCTTGCGCGCCTTGAGAAGGAGCTTCCCGACCTTATTGCCGAAGTGCAGAGGACAGGCGCTTTTGGCGATTTTTCGGAAAATGCGGAGTATCAGGCGGCAAAATACCTGCTGCGGCGCACGCATGGGAGGATTGCGTCTTTGAAAGATCGTCTTAATAGGATTGAAATCATTACCGCGCGCGGCAAACATTCAGATACCGTGCAGATCGGCTCAACGGTCGTGCTGGAAAGCAAGGGGAAACAATTTATCTATCAAATTCTTGGTTCATACGAATCAGATCCTGCCAAGGGCCGCATTTCCCACAAATCTCCTCTGGGGGAAGCGCTCCTTCACCATCGCGCGGGCGACCATATTATCATTGATACACCTAAGGGAGTAATAGGTTATCAAATTCTGAAAATACAGTAAGATTTTTTACTCTCATAATGAACAAGCCAGCATGAAGTTCAATTCATGCCGGCTTTAAAAAATCGCATACCAGAGCCATTCAATGGCTCTGACAAAAGTGGCGGAAAAGGGAATCCGTAATGTATTGCCTATGAGATAGGCAATGAGGAGCCTTCTGTCGCCTGTCCTGCCTATTAATACTAGAGTGGGAACATGAACTGCCCACCCGAATAAAATTGTTGGCCAAGCGGCGACTATACAAACAGCCACGGGGAGACCAAATTTCCCCGCAATTCTTGTAAAGAGTCGCTTTTTGGTGAGGTACGCCGAAGCGCGTACCTTTCTATGAATGTGCCAATTCTGGTTCCTGTTTTTTCTTCCCCTCGTTTTTTTCTTTCTTCTAATCATCCCCCCGAGGCGAAAGTATATGGTACTGGAGACGGTCGAGATGATTATCGCGACTACCATAGCCCACTTGTAGGTGAGACCGATGGTAAATCTCCACCAAAAAATTGAACTGTCAGCGTTAAAGACAGTCCATCCCACTGTCAACAACAACTTAATCCAGTTCATTTTTACTTTCCTTTCTTTTATTTGTTTGTTTTTATCTTTTATATCTTATGGGAGAAAAGATTTTTTGTCCATTGGACGAGTGCAAAGATTGACATAAGAGTTACATTCCACTATTATTAAGACATGCATTAGGGTTCACTTTTTTATCCCTTGAGGGATTTTTTTAATATAAACGTGGAATAATTTGGTAGTCAAGTTATCACGCAGATGAACGCAGTAGCCTCTTTGGCTACTCGCCGATGAGGCGAGATGATCGCCCGCACCACATTATGACGTAATTTTTGTACCTCATCCGTTTAATTCTTGCAGTCACCCCCTTTGCCTTCCCCCCTAGAAGGGGGGAAACATAGGGGGGTGTATAATTTCAATTATGAAAAGTTTGCGAAACGTTGCGATTATCGCTCACGTCGACCACGGGAAAACGACGCTCGTGGACGCTTTGCTGCGGCAATCGAAGGCGAAGCTGAATAAAGACATGGCCGAGAGAGATCTCATCATGGATTCGAATGATATTGAGCGCGAGCGCGGCATCACCATTTTTTCCAAGAACGCCTCGGTGAATTGGGAAGGCACGAAAATAAATATCATCGATACGCCCGGGCATGCGGATTTCGGCGGGGAAGTGGAGCGCGTGTTGACCATGGCGGACGGATGCCTTTTGCTTGTGGATGCGCAGGAGGGGCCTATGCCCCAGACCCGTTTTGTCCTGAAGCAGGCGCTGAAAATGAAATTGAGGATTATCGTGGTCATTAACAAGATAGACAAACCAGCAGCGCGCGTTAATCATGCACTCAATAAAACGTTCGACCTTTTCGTCGAACTGGGCGCGGATGACAAAACGCTTGATTTTCCCGTGCTCTATGCGGCCGCGCGCGAAGGCAAGGCCGGATTAACTCCGGACCTTGGCGCCATGACGAGCATAGCGCCGATTTTCGAAGCAATCATTAAATGCATTCCTCCGCCTGCAGGAAACGCCGACGAACCATTACAGCTATTCATCACCACGTTAAGCAGCGATACGTTCCGTGGCCGCATCGCCACGGGGCGCGTGTATCAAGGGAAGGTGCGCGCGGGGCAGGATGTCGTGCACATAAACCGCAAAGGTGAACAAAAGACCCTGCGGCTCACCTCTTTAATGACATTCGAAGGCTTGGATCGCGTTGATGCGCAGGAAGCGATCGCAGGCGATATTATTGCAATCTCGGGCGTCCCTGAAGTTACCATCGGCGAAACCATTGCTGATTCCTCAAACCCCATTGCGCTGCCGGTAATGGCGATTGAGGAGCCGACGGTGAGGGTTGACATCCGTGTGAATGATTCGCCTTTTGCCGGCATGGAGGGAACCTTCAGCACCTCGCGCCAGGTGCGGGAGCGGCTGTATAAGGAATTGGAGACTGATATGGCGCTTCGCGTGGAAGACGAGCCGGATGGCACCTGGAAAGTTTCCGGTAGAGGGGAGCTCCATCTCGCGATTCTCATTGAGCGCCTGCGCCGGGAAGGCTTTGAGTTTCAGGTGTCGCAACCGCAGGTGATCACCAAAGAAGTAGACGGCACAGTGGTAACGCCGTATGAGCTCGTTTTTATCGAAGTGCCGGAGATGCATGCGGGCGTCGTCATCCAAAAATTGGGCATACGCGGGGGAGAGTTAAAAGAGATGAAAGTGGAGAACGCGATAGCCCACATGGAATTTTCCGTTCCCACGCGGGGCCTCTTCGGTTTTCGCACGGAATTTTTGACCAATACGCGGGGATTGGGAATTCTCAATACCATATTTGACCAATATAAGCCGGAGCACGGCAGTGTCCGGGAGCGCGAACAAGGATCACTGGTCGCGAGCGAGAGCGGGACCACGAATCTCTACGGCCTGATCAATGTGCAGGATCGCGGCGTGTTATTTATCGGGCCCGGTACAGAGGTGTATAGGGGGCAAGTGGTGGGGCAAAATGCGCGTCGCGACGATATCCGCGTCAATGCGTGCAAGACGAAACGGCTGTCCAATATGCGCTCGAAAGGCGAGGGAAGCCAAGAGCATTTTAATACTCCCCACGACATGGACAATGTAGAATATGCCTTGGAATATATTGGCGCGGATGAATTGGTGGAGGTGACGCCAAAGCACATCCGTATCCGCAAGGTGGTGTTGGACGAGAATGAAGCAAAGCGCAAGGAAAAGATAAAAGGGTGATCTCTCGTAATGCCGCAAGAATAATAAAAACATCCAGGCGTGGATGTTTTTATTTGGCCCTTCAGACATTTATGCGGCAATGCATAACGGTTTTTGGAATGTAAAGCTTACATCGAGTCCCCCTCTTAAGATAAGAGGGGTTAGGGGAGTTATGAGTTTGGTGCAAAAAGGGCTTAGGTTCGCCAGACCAGGGCATGCGCGCTCCATTCATAACTCACCCCCACCCTCCCTTATCTTAAGGGAGGGTGTCGAAAGCCGCCCATGGTGTTTGTTTAGAAAAGTCAGAAGAACCTTTTATTCGGGTATGTGCATGGTATAATACGCCTATGCCATATCACAAAGAACACGCAGCCATTTCGCGTATCGCCCAGGAGGTGTTACGGTTGACGAAGAAACATTTCGGCACGATTTTGCAGGTCGCCACCAAGACGGACGTGCGCGATATTTCGTCGTTTCTGGATCATGCTATTGACCGCGTGATTCGAAAACGAATTTCCGCGGCATTCCCCGCAGACATTCTTATCACCGAAGAATTTTCACCGCACCTCGATCCCGCGCATGGGCGCGCATGGGTGGTTGACCCCTTGTGCGGGTCCATGAATGTGGCGCGCGGGGTGAAATTTTTTGCCACCAATATCGCGCTGGTGGAAGGGGGGAAGGTGGTGGCGGCATGGGTTATAGACCATGCGCGCGAAGAGCTTATCTGGGGATTGGGGGATAAGAAAGTGTTTCAAAGCGCGAAAGCGGTGAGACGGTTGAAATATAGTTCCGTGATGAGCGTCGTTGAGATTGAACAAGCATACTATTATAAACTTCCAATAGTGGTGCAAGAACGCATCGCCAGATTCACGGCAGACGCATTGCTCCAGAAAAATATTACCTGTTACAACTATGGCAGTTCGCTTGGTTTCGCATATGTCGCCACAGGCCAGTTGCAAGCGGCTGTGACAGTGAATATTTATCCTTGGGATTTTATTGCGGCGTGTTTTCTCATAGAGCAGAACGGCGGCATTGTGACCAATTTCAACGGCACGCCGTGGAACATACGCTCAAAAAGCATTGTCATGGCAGGGGACAAAAATATTCACCGCACCTTATTGAGACTTTTGAAGAAAAATAAACTCGATAACCTTACGTAAATGCAGACCTATTAAACCAAGTAGCGTGGCCCCGCCTGGGCGGGGCCACACGATCGGTTGAGTCGGAGATAAACTCCGACGCTACAGAGTTGATAAAAGCCGAGGATTATTTACAAATAGATGATATGCGGGAAGCGGTGCTTTACAAAAAATTAGATAAAGGGGGAGTACAGTGTCTTGCCTGCGCGTGGCGCTGTACCATCGCGGAAGGGAAGAGGGGCGTATGCGGCGTGCGGAAAAACGTTGATGGCGAACTCCAGCTTTTGGTGCACAGTTTCCCCGTAAGCGTGAATCTTGATCCAGTGGAGAAGAAACCGCTCTACCATTTCCTCCCGGGCACGAAGATATTTTCCCTTGGGACGGTGGGGTGCAATTTTGCGTGCGAGTTTTGCCAAAATTTCGACATATCACAGGTTACGAAGACAGGGTGGAATGTGGCTGAAGTTGAAGAGGGGCAGGAATATACCCCGGAAACGATCGTGCAGTATTGCCGTGACCATCACATTCCTTCAATCGCCTTTACTTATAACGAGCCTACTATTTTTAGCGAATATGCCGTGGATGTAATGAAATTGGCGAAACCTCACGGTATCAGTGGTGTATATGTTTCAAATGGCTATGAGACGAAGGAGGCGCTCGATTTTCTTGAGGGCTTTATCGATGCGTATAATATAGATTTGAAATCATTCCGCAAAGATTTTTACCAGAAGGTCTGCCATGCGCGCTTGGCTCCTGTGCTTGAGACGATTAAGGCGCTGCACCGGAGAAGCAAATGGTTGGAAATAACAACGCTGTTAATTCCGGGGAAAAATGACCATGCGGAAGAGATCGCACAAATAGCAGAATTTATAAAGGATGTATCGCCTGACATTC from Patescibacteria group bacterium encodes:
- the greA gene encoding transcription elongation factor GreA, with amino-acid sequence MRVPKRKSEEFRKYNRPDSTPVFVTQEGLERLQSQLARLEKELPDLIAEVQRTGAFGDFSENAEYQAAKYLLRRTHGRIASLKDRLNRIEIITARGKHSDTVQIGSTVVLESKGKQFIYQILGSYESDPAKGRISHKSPLGEALLHHRAGDHIIIDTPKGVIGYQILKIQ
- the typA gene encoding translational GTPase TypA translates to MKSLRNVAIIAHVDHGKTTLVDALLRQSKAKLNKDMAERDLIMDSNDIERERGITIFSKNASVNWEGTKINIIDTPGHADFGGEVERVLTMADGCLLLVDAQEGPMPQTRFVLKQALKMKLRIIVVINKIDKPAARVNHALNKTFDLFVELGADDKTLDFPVLYAAAREGKAGLTPDLGAMTSIAPIFEAIIKCIPPPAGNADEPLQLFITTLSSDTFRGRIATGRVYQGKVRAGQDVVHINRKGEQKTLRLTSLMTFEGLDRVDAQEAIAGDIIAISGVPEVTIGETIADSSNPIALPVMAIEEPTVRVDIRVNDSPFAGMEGTFSTSRQVRERLYKELETDMALRVEDEPDGTWKVSGRGELHLAILIERLRREGFEFQVSQPQVITKEVDGTVVTPYELVFIEVPEMHAGVVIQKLGIRGGELKEMKVENAIAHMEFSVPTRGLFGFRTEFLTNTRGLGILNTIFDQYKPEHGSVREREQGSLVASESGTTNLYGLINVQDRGVLFIGPGTEVYRGQVVGQNARRDDIRVNACKTKRLSNMRSKGEGSQEHFNTPHDMDNVEYALEYIGADELVEVTPKHIRIRKVVLDENEAKRKEKIKG
- a CDS encoding inositol monophosphatase translates to MPYHKEHAAISRIAQEVLRLTKKHFGTILQVATKTDVRDISSFLDHAIDRVIRKRISAAFPADILITEEFSPHLDPAHGRAWVVDPLCGSMNVARGVKFFATNIALVEGGKVVAAWVIDHAREELIWGLGDKKVFQSAKAVRRLKYSSVMSVVEIEQAYYYKLPIVVQERIARFTADALLQKNITCYNYGSSLGFAYVATGQLQAAVTVNIYPWDFIAACFLIEQNGGIVTNFNGTPWNIRSKSIVMAGDKNIHRTLLRLLKKNKLDNLT
- the amrS gene encoding AmmeMemoRadiSam system radical SAM enzyme, coding for MREAVLYKKLDKGGVQCLACAWRCTIAEGKRGVCGVRKNVDGELQLLVHSFPVSVNLDPVEKKPLYHFLPGTKIFSLGTVGCNFACEFCQNFDISQVTKTGWNVAEVEEGQEYTPETIVQYCRDHHIPSIAFTYNEPTIFSEYAVDVMKLAKPHGISGVYVSNGYETKEALDFLEGFIDAYNIDLKSFRKDFYQKVCHARLAPVLETIKALHRRSKWLEITTLLIPGKNDHAEEIAQIAEFIKDVSPDIPWHISAFHPEYKMTEIGITPSEKLFEAYEIGKKSGLKYIYTGNIADKRHSNTNCPQCGSVLIERDGMYHTKVIAEKGICPKCQTKIPGVWE